The following proteins are encoded in a genomic region of Chloracidobacterium sp.:
- a CDS encoding DNA primase produces MDSAAGDLLPAHIRTLLCCRKMLYPDHFIDDLKNRADLVQIIRPYAQDLKKRGANWMACCPFHSEKTPSFSVNPAKGFYKCFGCGKGGSVFTFLMDIEGLAFPEAVKRVAELTGVMLPEPVDDKAFQTSKKKRAEQKAIAEQVIELNQVALEFWQKELAGRGQRAKLARKYLEGRGISQEVCERFAIGFAPQSWNALLDTLRDFGADDTLILKSGLVSQSEKNGKVFDRFRGRIMFPVLDIQGRPVAFGARSIDPEDQPKYLNSPETPAYTKGEHLYGLFNAREAIRKANFAILVEGYLDLIALDQFGIVNVAASLGTAFTEAQAKLLHRFTDRVVINYDGDTAGVKAARRAIENLLPLDFDIKVLVLPDGSDPDDFIRKNGADAYKAARGKAEPFLSFTMRNAAHGLNLNRARQKAEAIENTLPVIAAIGNNIQRRVSFDAAMAFFQIEDADLKKELWASLSRPSGIDLPGLKQHISRSARAKATVAERRLLELMIADAEVRASLTQQLEPSDHEDLATAEIFAAVLAIETEKETLDRPTLFAHLGNDEASIELVGELIENQQAVAANGSGSTLLAEAQSCLRTLRVMAIEARIMAFGREAVIAEESNNHERLREITEEQLKLEKLRRELKHNKPHL; encoded by the coding sequence ATGGACTCGGCCGCCGGTGATCTGCTTCCGGCTCATATCCGTACGCTTTTGTGTTGCCGCAAAATGCTTTACCCCGACCATTTCATCGACGATCTTAAAAACCGAGCCGATCTAGTGCAGATAATTCGGCCCTATGCTCAAGATCTTAAGAAGCGCGGTGCAAATTGGATGGCATGCTGCCCTTTTCACAGTGAGAAGACGCCGTCATTCTCGGTTAACCCTGCAAAAGGCTTCTACAAATGCTTTGGCTGCGGCAAAGGCGGCTCAGTGTTCACCTTCTTAATGGATATCGAGGGCCTTGCTTTTCCCGAAGCGGTCAAGCGTGTAGCGGAGCTTACGGGCGTTATGCTTCCGGAACCGGTCGATGACAAAGCCTTTCAAACGAGCAAGAAGAAACGCGCGGAACAGAAGGCAATAGCCGAACAAGTGATCGAGCTGAATCAGGTCGCGCTCGAGTTTTGGCAAAAAGAACTCGCCGGGCGAGGTCAAAGGGCAAAACTCGCCCGCAAATATCTTGAGGGCCGCGGCATCTCGCAGGAGGTTTGTGAGCGTTTCGCAATTGGGTTCGCACCGCAAAGCTGGAATGCCCTGCTCGATACGCTCCGCGATTTCGGAGCGGATGACACACTCATATTAAAAAGCGGCCTCGTTTCGCAAAGTGAGAAGAATGGCAAAGTATTCGATCGCTTTCGCGGCCGCATAATGTTCCCTGTGCTTGATATCCAAGGACGGCCCGTGGCGTTCGGCGCCCGCAGCATCGACCCTGAGGATCAGCCGAAATATCTAAATTCGCCCGAAACGCCTGCATATACTAAGGGTGAACACTTGTACGGGCTTTTCAACGCTCGCGAAGCCATTCGCAAAGCGAACTTTGCGATCCTCGTCGAGGGTTACTTGGATCTGATCGCATTGGATCAATTCGGCATCGTGAATGTCGCTGCGAGCCTCGGCACTGCATTTACCGAAGCTCAGGCCAAGCTTCTGCATCGTTTCACTGACAGAGTTGTGATCAATTACGACGGCGATACTGCCGGCGTCAAAGCCGCACGGCGTGCGATCGAGAACCTTTTGCCGCTCGATTTTGACATAAAGGTCCTTGTCCTGCCGGATGGCAGCGACCCCGACGATTTCATCCGCAAGAACGGTGCCGATGCGTACAAAGCCGCACGCGGAAAAGCCGAACCATTCCTTTCATTCACAATGCGAAATGCGGCACACGGACTTAACCTCAACCGCGCGAGGCAAAAGGCTGAGGCGATCGAGAACACGCTTCCCGTGATCGCCGCTATCGGCAATAATATTCAGCGGCGCGTCAGTTTTGATGCCGCAATGGCATTCTTTCAGATCGAGGATGCCGACCTTAAGAAGGAGCTTTGGGCATCGCTCAGCCGCCCTTCCGGCATCGATCTGCCGGGACTAAAACAGCATATTTCGCGATCTGCGCGAGCAAAGGCGACGGTCGCGGAACGCCGACTTCTCGAGTTGATGATAGCGGACGCAGAGGTACGCGCATCCCTTACACAGCAGCTTGAACCTTCAGATCACGAGGACCTAGCAACCGCCGAGATCTTTGCGGCGGTCCTTGCTATCGAGACAGAGAAGGAAACGCTTGATCGCCCTACATTATTCGCACACCTGGGCAATGACGAAGCGTCGATAGAACTCGTTGGTGAACTCATTGAAAATCAACAGGCAGTAGCGGCTAATGGTTCGGGATCGACGCTGCTCGCCGAAGCTCAAAGCTGTCTGCGTACGCTTCGCGTCATGGCGATCGAGGCGCGCATAATGGCGTTCGGCCGCGAGGCGGTCATTGCCGAGGAGTCGAACAACCACGAACGCCTGCGTGAGATAACGGAAGAACAACTGAAACTTGAAAAACTTCGACGCGAACTAAAGCACAATAAGCCTCATCTATGA
- the ric gene encoding iron-sulfur cluster repair di-iron protein produces MENLETKTIREIAIEAPLTIGVFEEHKIDFCCGGGLSFNEACQNAGADPAAVLSELKEVIAKPSTPENDAIETARLAELIDHIVCTHHDFTRSEFKRLSPLAEKVAIKHGENHPELAQIRDIVHTLGNEMFTHMQKEEMMLFPYIEKLERAAEANNIPPMPAFGSVSNPIRTMMMEHDQANEMLHKLREVSKDYTLPEEACPSYQGLYAGLDNIEKDFHRHVHLENNILFPRAVELEDSFYPEDAQAA; encoded by the coding sequence ATGGAGAACCTCGAAACTAAAACCATTCGTGAGATCGCGATCGAGGCACCGCTTACCATTGGTGTTTTCGAAGAGCATAAGATCGACTTCTGCTGCGGCGGCGGTCTTTCCTTTAACGAGGCGTGTCAGAACGCCGGTGCCGATCCTGCGGCTGTTCTGTCTGAGCTGAAGGAAGTGATCGCAAAACCGTCAACGCCCGAGAACGATGCCATTGAAACGGCGCGGCTCGCTGAGTTGATAGATCACATCGTCTGTACTCATCACGATTTTACGAGGAGCGAATTCAAACGCTTGTCGCCGCTTGCCGAAAAGGTTGCGATCAAGCATGGCGAGAATCATCCCGAGTTAGCGCAGATACGGGATATCGTCCATACGCTCGGTAATGAGATGTTCACTCATATGCAGAAGGAGGAGATGATGCTCTTCCCCTACATCGAGAAGCTTGAGCGAGCTGCCGAAGCGAACAATATCCCGCCGATGCCTGCCTTCGGAAGTGTTTCAAACCCGATCAGAACGATGATGATGGAGCATGATCAGGCGAACGAGATGCTGCATAAGCTTCGCGAGGTGTCGAAGGACTACACACTTCCCGAAGAAGCGTGCCCAAGCTATCAAGGGCTTTATGCGGGACTCGACAACATAGAAAAGGATTTCCACCGGCATGTTCATCTCGAGAATAACATTCTCTTCCCGCGAGCTGTCGAGCTGGAAGATTCCTTCTATCCCGAGGACGCACAAGCCGCGTAG